The genomic stretch GGACCTGTTTGAGGCGAGGACGGTCATTGTGGCGACGGGGGCCAGCGCGAGATACCTTGGTCTCGAGTCCGAAAAGCGGTTTTTGAACCGGGGCGTGTCGGCTTGCGCCACGTGCGACGGAGCGCTGCCGCGATTCCGCAACAAGCCGGTGACGGTCGCGGGCGGCGGCGATACGGCCATGGAAGAGACGCTGTTTCTTGCGAACTTCGCCAGCGAGGTGCATGTCGTGCACCGGCGCGACAAGTTCCGCGCGAGCAAGATCATGGGCGAACGGGTCATCCGCCATCCCAAGGTCATCGTCGAGTGGAACTCGGTCGTGGATGAGATTCTCGGGGACGATGCGCAGGGGGTCACGGCGGTTCGGCTGAAAGACGTGCAGACCGGCGCGACGCGGGTGGTGCCTTGCGCGGGTTTTTTCTCGGCGATCGGCCACAAGCCGAACACGGACATCTTCAAGGGGGTTCTGGATATGGCGGAAACCGGTTACCTGAAGACGAAACCGGATTCGACGTATACAAACGTGGAAGGCGTATTCGCGTGCGGCGATGTAAAAGATCCCGTTTACCGGCAGGCCATCACGGCCGCAGGCAGCGGTTGCATGGCGGCCCTTGACGCCACCCGCTGGCTTGAGG from Candidatus Hydrogenedentota bacterium encodes the following:
- the trxB gene encoding thioredoxin-disulfide reductase yields the protein MERILIIGSGPAGYTAALYTARAGLEPLCLEGEPSQEVLPGGQLMTTTEVENYPGYPEGVSGPKMMEDFKKQAARFGARFAYKTATRVDFSARPFKVWTGEDLFEARTVIVATGASARYLGLESEKRFLNRGVSACATCDGALPRFRNKPVTVAGGGDTAMEETLFLANFASEVHVVHRRDKFRASKIMGERVIRHPKVIVEWNSVVDEILGDDAQGVTAVRLKDVQTGATRVVPCAGFFSAIGHKPNTDIFKGVLDMAETGYLKTKPDSTYTNVEGVFACGDVKDPVYRQAITAAGSGCMAALDATRWLEAQET